In Pedobacter heparinus DSM 2366, the following are encoded in one genomic region:
- a CDS encoding polysaccharide deacetylase family protein: protein MLGSLLYRVKNKFARRGVVLMYHRIAKPLSDPWDLAVNPKHFEEHLKVLKAYNVISVDELADILTRKSKMPAKTVAVTFDDGYHDNYLAAKSLLEKYDIPASFFIPTDAIGKQTEFWWDALERICLQSPHLPDKLILGQQDEIWNIGKADNGNTLNPLDLYLKLCDMVRKMPSTQHQAFIESLEVWANNANKRPEYFTMDQKELLDLQSSPLFTIGAHTMTHPYLPYFSYEYQKNEIQGGINFLKELTGNSINYLAYPHGGHNQDTLAILPDSGIELAFTTHAQHFTTDTNKYAIPRFQIKNWDAATFAFHLNNWIKS, encoded by the coding sequence ATGTTAGGTTCATTGCTATACAGAGTGAAAAATAAATTTGCTCGCCGTGGTGTAGTATTGATGTATCACCGGATAGCAAAACCCCTATCAGACCCTTGGGACCTCGCGGTTAATCCTAAACATTTCGAAGAACATTTAAAAGTGTTAAAAGCCTACAATGTAATTTCTGTAGATGAATTGGCAGATATTCTAACTCGAAAAAGCAAAATGCCAGCCAAAACTGTAGCTGTTACTTTTGATGATGGTTATCACGACAATTATTTAGCAGCTAAATCTTTGCTTGAAAAATATGATATTCCGGCAAGTTTTTTTATACCTACAGACGCTATTGGAAAACAAACGGAATTCTGGTGGGATGCCCTAGAACGTATTTGTTTGCAATCACCTCACCTACCCGATAAATTAATACTCGGGCAGCAAGATGAGATTTGGAATATTGGCAAGGCTGACAATGGCAATACGCTAAACCCGCTTGATCTGTATCTCAAACTTTGTGATATGGTTAGAAAAATGCCTTCAACACAACACCAGGCCTTTATTGAAAGTCTTGAAGTCTGGGCAAACAATGCCAATAAAAGGCCGGAATATTTTACAATGGATCAAAAAGAATTGTTAGACCTGCAATCAAGCCCGCTTTTTACTATTGGCGCACATACGATGACACATCCATACTTGCCCTATTTTTCTTATGAATATCAAAAAAATGAAATACAAGGTGGCATTAATTTTTTAAAAGAATTGACAGGCAACTCCATTAATTATCTAGCTTATCCACATGGCGGTCACAATCAGGACACTTTAGCGATTTTACCAGATTCCGGTATAGAGCTGGCATTCACCACGCATGCTCAGCATTTCACAACAGATACCAATAAATATGCTATCCCTCGCTTTCAGATTAAAAACTGGGATGCGGCTACATTTGCCTTTCACCTTAACAATTGGATAAAAAGTTAA
- a CDS encoding glycosyltransferase family 2 protein gives MKTTSIVTVNFNQPQVTIDFLKSVKVNTSAEKVEVILVDNGSREDHEEAYKAVYPELVYIRSAVNLGFAGGNNLGIKVATGDFLLLLNNDTEITGNLIETMIAEFDSHPEIGILSPLLLYFDQPETIQYAGFTAMNYLTCRNKGIGNMEIDSGQYDDDSRETGFCHGAAMMCRKSDLETVGLMAEHFFLYYEELDWCEHFKKAGRKIWFTGKAKVYHKESISVGKESSIKTYFMTRNRMLFIRRNTGLLNTVLFSIYYLLFASTKQIVVYLLNGRTDLIPWVFKGILWNFTNSKNSHKLGFKI, from the coding sequence ATGAAAACAACTTCTATTGTCACTGTAAATTTTAACCAGCCCCAGGTAACTATTGATTTTCTTAAATCTGTAAAAGTTAACACATCTGCTGAAAAAGTAGAGGTCATTTTGGTTGATAATGGGAGCAGGGAGGACCATGAAGAGGCTTATAAAGCAGTTTACCCCGAGCTGGTTTACATCAGATCGGCTGTAAACCTTGGTTTCGCCGGTGGCAACAACCTGGGAATTAAAGTGGCTACAGGCGATTTTCTGCTGCTGTTGAATAACGATACAGAGATTACAGGAAACCTGATTGAAACAATGATTGCTGAGTTTGACAGCCATCCCGAAATAGGGATCCTGTCACCTTTGCTTTTATATTTCGACCAGCCGGAAACTATACAATATGCTGGTTTTACAGCAATGAATTATTTAACCTGTAGAAACAAGGGTATAGGCAATATGGAGATCGACAGCGGGCAATATGATGATGATAGCAGGGAAACAGGGTTTTGCCATGGTGCTGCTATGATGTGCCGTAAATCAGATCTGGAAACCGTTGGCCTGATGGCGGAGCATTTCTTTTTGTACTATGAAGAATTGGATTGGTGTGAACACTTTAAAAAGGCGGGGAGAAAGATCTGGTTTACCGGAAAAGCTAAAGTTTATCACAAAGAATCGATCAGTGTTGGAAAAGAGAGTAGCATCAAAACCTATTTTATGACGCGTAACCGGATGCTTTTTATCAGAAGAAATACGGGCTTGCTTAATACAGTATTGTTTAGCATCTATTACCTGCTGTTTGCCTCTACCAAGCAGATTGTTGTTTACCTTTTAAATGGCCGGACAGATTTAATACCCTGGGTTTTTAAAGGAATACTTTGGAATTTTACCAATTCAAAAAATAGCCATAAACTTGGCTTTAAAATATAA
- a CDS encoding methyltransferase domain-containing protein, with the protein MKSTIKKNLPVFVKRFINRIGLYQGFVPPQGKISWGDFNSVMPFSNDFGFDRGGAVDRYYIEKFLDEQSVHIKGNVLEIADNAYTLKYGGSNVTKSDVLHLNAGTPGATYIGDLSKGEHLPSEHFDCIILTQTLHLIYDYTSALKHCYRILKKDGILLITTPGISQIDRGEWGQYWLWSFNEHSMKRILTELFPANSFQIQTYGNVYAATTFLYGAGLSEVDQSKLDVRDTAYSVIVGVQLKKQA; encoded by the coding sequence TTGAAATCTACAATTAAGAAGAACCTGCCTGTTTTTGTAAAACGTTTTATAAATCGTATTGGCTTATATCAGGGATTTGTACCTCCACAGGGCAAAATCAGTTGGGGAGATTTTAATTCTGTAATGCCATTTAGTAATGATTTTGGTTTTGATCGTGGCGGTGCTGTAGATCGTTATTATATTGAAAAATTTTTGGATGAACAATCCGTTCACATCAAGGGTAATGTTCTGGAGATTGCAGACAATGCCTATACATTAAAATATGGTGGTAGCAACGTTACCAAAAGTGATGTATTACATTTAAATGCCGGCACACCTGGTGCTACCTATATTGGGGATTTGAGTAAAGGGGAGCATTTACCTTCGGAACATTTTGATTGTATTATACTTACACAAACACTACATCTCATTTATGATTATACTTCCGCACTAAAACATTGTTACCGGATTCTCAAAAAAGATGGCATATTGTTAATAACAACTCCGGGAATAAGTCAAATCGATCGGGGAGAATGGGGTCAATACTGGCTATGGTCATTTAATGAGCACTCTATGAAGCGTATTTTGACGGAGCTATTCCCTGCAAACAGTTTTCAGATACAAACTTATGGTAACGTATATGCAGCTACAACTTTTTTATATGGAGCTGGACTGTCTGAAGTGGATCAATCAAAGCTTGATGTAAGGGATACAGCATATAGTGTCATTGTTGGCGTTCAATTAAAAAAACAGGCTTAA
- a CDS encoding non-ribosomal peptide synthetase: MSNIPVLKPIDFNPFEEGKVIEKITFTNDSQREIWVSCILGGEEANLSYNESVSLEFNGRFDFDCFSKAIKNLILRHEALRSTVSPDGEKLIIYKNWNMEFALEDITNPDEANQRKQLNAVIQKAVNTPLDLKEGPLFKVLLHKLNENTHYFTIIKHHIIGDGWSTGIMLEDLSKMYNSYLKGEEIFLAKPYQISDYATEQARFKLSQSYQKTETYWLNQYKGKIPMVDLPTDRPRLAPRSYKAKRIDHPLTGTLLTQIKNTGAKAGASLVTTLLAAFEILLYSRTREQDIVVGLPASGQSASGLYNVVGHCVNLLPLKTHIEPAQSFSDYLKKRKGEILDAYDHQRLTFGELIKKLYIPRDSSRVTLVPVIFNIDMGMDQAVSFDELQHALFSNPRSYENFEIYLNATGSKNGILLEWSYNTDLFDEKTIESFHKEYRSILEKIVKSPESTIALLTGIPEQQNQIIKPPVNVQRHVNQNINELVMEAAKRYPENTAVSFSSKSMSYQQLWKKTNQLASYLLDKGVKPGDTVGLCVDRSMEMLVFLLGILKAGAAYIPLDPSYPHERIEFMLQDAATKVLITNKSYQQKYKTEASEFIIEEIWSQLDKFEEVSRTIELGGNDLAYILYTSGSTGKPKGVKVTHHNLANFLVSMQNEPGISANDSLLAITTISFDIAGLELYLPLITGAEVVIADQESTRDGRLLLNILKSKKINLMQATPSTWQMMIDAGWKRGDLPKVLCGGEALPKDLSEKIMARCDELWNMYGPTETTIWSTIKKIKPTDGLLTIGLPINNTQIYIVDEHNQEVAIGASGEILIGGDGVAAGYLNRPELSDEKFINDTFSGHPGSKVYRTGDLGIRLANGEIQCLGRIDQQVKIRGHRIELGEIESVLSAQDDVKQAVVIAREDSRSDKRLVGYVVLEDGVGTVDSLSWKDRWDTIYNMEVQSNGTQSSVEEDMDSKFFKQLENSEDFLKQSEEWLRASVNRINKLKAQHILEIGSGGGQLMFEIAPGASSYVATDYAETAIESLQQTINAESEKWKNVTARVATADDFSSIGDAKFDLIIIHSVAQYFPDSKYFLKVIEESVKRINDGGCLFIGDMQGKNSLEMCHAIDHLPRSKDTTTLADFKEIVQHRVKIEDEFTADPGFFYLLKALIPSITGVDVQLRRGTRLNETVKYHYDIWIYVNSTHKSEKPALSLSWDEIKSLTTLEELLRSNENKIFEVKNILNKRTAKDFTLYQWMNKGEAVDMKTIKNRLAIIDDGLDPELFWNLGAELAYQTHVRWSTDGTDGNFDVIFIPSQLDQILPEYTSGEFLSNRKLADFARNPQNASQIQIPKTITENWTINLRQHLPDYMVPVDYVVLKSFPLTPNNKIDKNALPQPQIKSNAVLQTDLKELNRYEQVILSIWQSVLEMDYIGLEDDFFELGGHSLLAVKVMSAIEKETGKRLPLAVLFENSTINKLAKKIESNEEEKLGALVPIKPTGTKDPIYLIHGAGLNILLFKFISGYLDAEQPVYGLQAAGLSKPSPLLYTIEEIAALYISEMIESNPEGPYCLTGYSSGGTIAFEMARQLIAMGRQVKFVGIVDCYAGNNENFASTRSILARKIIRQFKKFPFVIKSFIKYPYETFSYQLNYVKYKLNFLKPNNFEGVNEQISQKEKDIYKSYNIAHRNYRLVPADIKVSLFSVNKRLYYIDDPIHLGWKKFAKKGVDVMNIPGDHITMLAHPNDIEFARILQETLNKI; encoded by the coding sequence ATGAGCAATATACCTGTTCTTAAGCCTATTGACTTTAACCCCTTTGAAGAGGGAAAAGTGATAGAGAAAATTACTTTTACAAATGATTCTCAGCGAGAAATATGGGTTTCCTGTATCTTGGGCGGAGAAGAAGCTAATTTATCTTACAACGAATCTGTTTCTCTGGAATTTAATGGCAGATTTGATTTCGATTGTTTTAGCAAAGCAATAAAAAACCTGATTTTACGCCACGAAGCACTCAGGTCTACTGTAAGTCCGGATGGAGAAAAACTAATCATTTATAAAAACTGGAATATGGAGTTTGCGTTGGAGGATATTACCAATCCGGATGAAGCAAACCAACGGAAACAATTAAATGCGGTAATACAAAAGGCAGTAAATACACCACTCGATTTAAAGGAAGGCCCTCTTTTTAAAGTACTGCTTCATAAATTGAATGAAAATACGCATTACTTTACCATTATAAAGCATCATATCATTGGTGACGGCTGGTCTACCGGCATTATGCTGGAAGACCTCAGCAAAATGTATAACAGCTATTTAAAAGGGGAAGAAATTTTTCTTGCTAAGCCTTATCAAATCAGTGACTACGCGACTGAACAAGCCCGTTTTAAATTAAGTCAGTCTTATCAAAAAACTGAAACGTACTGGCTAAACCAATATAAAGGCAAAATTCCGATGGTAGATCTGCCAACAGATCGCCCAAGATTAGCGCCCAGATCATATAAAGCAAAACGAATTGACCATCCTTTAACCGGAACACTTTTAACGCAGATAAAAAATACTGGCGCCAAGGCGGGTGCCAGCCTGGTTACCACCTTACTGGCTGCTTTTGAAATATTATTGTACAGCAGAACCAGAGAGCAGGACATTGTGGTAGGTCTGCCCGCTTCAGGACAGTCAGCAAGTGGTTTATACAATGTGGTTGGGCATTGCGTCAATTTATTGCCACTCAAAACACATATAGAGCCGGCACAGTCTTTTTCTGATTATTTAAAAAAGCGTAAAGGCGAAATACTTGATGCTTATGATCATCAGAGACTGACCTTTGGTGAATTGATAAAGAAATTATATATACCCAGAGACAGTTCAAGGGTTACTTTGGTACCGGTAATATTTAATATTGACATGGGAATGGATCAGGCTGTATCATTTGATGAACTGCAGCATGCTTTATTCAGTAACCCCAGGTCGTATGAAAATTTTGAGATTTATCTCAATGCAACTGGTTCTAAAAATGGCATCCTACTCGAATGGTCTTATAACACAGATTTATTTGACGAGAAGACCATTGAAAGTTTTCATAAAGAATACCGCTCAATTCTCGAAAAAATCGTAAAAAGTCCGGAAAGTACCATTGCTCTTTTAACAGGTATACCGGAGCAACAAAACCAAATTATAAAACCTCCGGTAAATGTACAAAGGCATGTAAACCAAAACATAAACGAGCTGGTTATGGAAGCCGCAAAAAGGTATCCGGAAAATACAGCTGTCAGCTTCAGCAGTAAAAGCATGAGTTATCAGCAACTTTGGAAAAAAACCAACCAGTTAGCCTCCTATCTGCTTGATAAAGGTGTTAAACCCGGGGATACTGTTGGACTCTGCGTGGATAGATCGATGGAAATGCTGGTGTTTTTGTTGGGTATACTCAAGGCGGGCGCTGCCTATATTCCCCTGGACCCGTCTTATCCGCATGAAAGAATCGAATTTATGTTGCAGGATGCTGCTACTAAAGTATTGATCACCAATAAATCCTATCAGCAAAAATACAAGACGGAAGCCAGTGAATTTATAATCGAAGAAATCTGGTCGCAACTGGACAAGTTTGAAGAAGTATCTCGCACTATAGAATTAGGTGGCAATGACCTTGCCTACATATTATATACTTCGGGATCAACAGGAAAACCTAAGGGTGTAAAGGTAACGCATCATAACCTGGCTAATTTTTTAGTGAGCATGCAAAATGAACCAGGAATATCAGCTAATGACAGTTTATTGGCCATTACCACCATTTCATTCGACATTGCCGGCCTGGAATTATACCTGCCATTGATTACAGGTGCTGAAGTGGTCATTGCTGATCAGGAGAGCACACGTGACGGACGGCTATTGCTAAATATATTAAAGTCAAAAAAAATAAACCTAATGCAGGCCACGCCATCAACCTGGCAAATGATGATTGACGCCGGATGGAAAAGAGGAGATCTGCCGAAGGTATTGTGTGGAGGAGAAGCCTTGCCTAAGGATCTCTCCGAAAAAATAATGGCCCGCTGTGATGAATTATGGAATATGTATGGACCAACAGAAACAACCATTTGGTCTACCATAAAAAAAATTAAACCTACCGATGGGCTATTGACCATTGGTTTACCCATCAACAATACGCAGATTTATATAGTTGATGAACATAATCAAGAGGTAGCTATAGGTGCCTCGGGCGAAATTTTAATTGGAGGGGATGGCGTTGCTGCCGGCTATTTAAACAGGCCTGAACTAAGTGATGAGAAATTCATCAATGACACTTTTTCCGGGCATCCGGGCTCCAAAGTATACCGGACTGGTGATCTCGGAATCCGTCTGGCAAATGGAGAGATACAATGTTTGGGAAGGATTGACCAGCAGGTTAAAATCCGGGGGCACAGAATAGAATTAGGAGAAATTGAGTCCGTTTTATCTGCTCAGGATGATGTCAAACAGGCCGTAGTGATTGCAAGGGAAGATAGCAGATCCGACAAACGTTTGGTTGGATATGTAGTTTTAGAAGATGGAGTTGGAACTGTCGATAGTTTGTCCTGGAAAGATAGATGGGACACCATTTATAATATGGAAGTGCAATCTAATGGCACACAATCTTCTGTTGAAGAAGACATGGACAGTAAGTTTTTCAAACAACTGGAAAACAGTGAAGATTTTTTGAAACAATCTGAAGAATGGCTAAGGGCCTCGGTAAACCGGATCAACAAGCTTAAAGCTCAACATATTTTGGAAATTGGCAGCGGAGGCGGGCAACTGATGTTTGAAATTGCGCCTGGCGCCTCCTCTTATGTCGCTACAGACTATGCTGAAACGGCAATAGAGAGCTTGCAACAAACAATAAATGCTGAATCTGAAAAATGGAAAAATGTTACCGCTCGGGTTGCCACAGCAGATGATTTTAGCAGTATTGGCGATGCGAAGTTTGATCTTATCATCATCCATAGTGTGGCCCAGTATTTTCCTGACAGCAAATATTTTCTAAAAGTTATTGAAGAGTCTGTAAAGAGGATCAATGATGGAGGTTGTCTATTTATAGGTGACATGCAAGGAAAAAATTCATTGGAAATGTGTCATGCCATAGATCACTTACCCCGGTCGAAAGATACCACCACTCTCGCCGATTTTAAGGAGATCGTTCAGCACCGGGTAAAGATTGAAGATGAATTTACTGCTGATCCTGGATTTTTTTACCTTCTTAAAGCATTGATACCTTCAATTACCGGAGTTGATGTACAGTTGCGAAGAGGAACTAGGTTAAATGAAACCGTTAAATATCACTATGACATCTGGATCTATGTAAATTCAACACATAAATCTGAAAAGCCGGCATTAAGCTTATCATGGGATGAGATTAAAAGTTTAACAACACTTGAAGAACTTCTAAGATCGAATGAAAACAAAATTTTTGAGGTAAAAAACATTTTAAATAAACGGACCGCTAAAGACTTCACTTTGTATCAGTGGATGAACAAAGGGGAAGCTGTTGACATGAAGACCATAAAAAACAGGCTAGCCATAATTGACGATGGCCTTGACCCTGAACTTTTTTGGAATTTGGGCGCTGAGCTGGCTTATCAAACACATGTAAGATGGAGCACAGATGGTACCGATGGAAATTTCGATGTGATCTTTATCCCGTCACAACTGGATCAGATCTTACCTGAATATACCTCTGGCGAATTTTTATCAAATCGAAAACTTGCTGATTTCGCAAGGAATCCTCAAAATGCCAGTCAAATACAGATCCCTAAAACTATCACCGAGAACTGGACCATTAATTTGAGACAACATCTACCAGATTATATGGTACCAGTTGATTATGTCGTGTTAAAAAGCTTTCCTTTAACCCCGAACAATAAAATTGACAAAAATGCCCTACCACAACCCCAGATCAAATCTAACGCTGTTCTGCAAACAGACCTAAAGGAATTAAACAGGTATGAACAAGTCATTCTGAGCATCTGGCAGAGCGTTTTAGAAATGGATTATATTGGTCTGGAAGATGATTTTTTTGAACTGGGCGGGCATTCATTACTGGCAGTAAAAGTGATGTCAGCCATAGAAAAAGAAACGGGTAAACGTCTTCCCCTTGCCGTTCTTTTTGAAAATTCAACTATTAATAAACTGGCAAAAAAAATTGAATCAAATGAAGAAGAAAAGTTAGGTGCCCTGGTACCGATCAAGCCGACTGGTACTAAAGACCCTATATATTTGATACATGGTGCAGGTCTTAACATTCTCTTGTTTAAATTTATAAGTGGCTACCTTGATGCTGAGCAACCAGTTTATGGATTACAGGCTGCAGGATTGAGCAAGCCAAGCCCACTATTGTATACCATTGAGGAAATAGCTGCTTTATACATATCGGAGATGATTGAATCTAATCCGGAAGGGCCATATTGTTTAACGGGTTATTCTTCAGGCGGAACAATTGCCTTCGAAATGGCACGCCAGCTGATAGCTATGGGTCGGCAGGTAAAATTTGTTGGGATAGTTGACTGTTATGCAGGAAACAATGAAAATTTTGCCAGTACCAGAAGTATTTTGGCGAGGAAAATAATACGTCAATTTAAAAAGTTTCCTTTCGTGATCAAATCGTTCATTAAATATCCTTACGAAACTTTCTCCTATCAGTTAAATTATGTGAAATACAAATTAAACTTTCTTAAACCCAATAATTTCGAAGGCGTAAATGAACAGATATCACAGAAAGAAAAAGACATTTATAAAAGTTATAATATAGCCCACAGGAATTACAGACTTGTTCCTGCTGATATCAAGGTTAGCCTGTTTAGTGTAAATAAAAGGCTCTATTATATAGATGACCCAATACATCTTGGCTGGAAAAAATTTGCCAAAAAAGGGGTTGACGTCATGAACATCCCGGGTGATCACATTACCATGCTTGCCCATCCAAACGATATAGAATTTGCCAGGATATTACAGGAAACATTAAATAAGATTTAA
- a CDS encoding glycosyltransferase family 2 protein, translating to MIIAFWICLFIIIYTFIGYGLVLFFLVKIKRIFTKPQVFIPVPDDLPNVTLLIAAYNEEDIIADKVNNTLELNYPKDRLQIVFITDGSSDRTVERLRNREGITLLHEDTRAGKMAAIKRAIPFINGDITVFTDANTFLNKDAILELVKHYQNNKVGAVAGEKRILVEDKADASSAGEGFYWKYESALKKWDYELYSNVGAAGELFSIRTALYQPVESDTIIDDHMIAMRIAEKGYVIAYEPNAYAMETASANTKEELKRKIRIAAGGIQSILRLKKAANPLYYPVLTFQYISHRVLRWTVTPILLVVTFLLNGLIVLNGDRGIYLVIFGAQVVFYVLGLTGMIFERRNIRIKSFFIPYYFCVMNYAVIAGAIRYFKRQQSAAWEKSERKTAQT from the coding sequence ATGATTATAGCTTTCTGGATTTGCCTCTTCATTATCATTTACACTTTTATTGGATATGGTCTTGTTTTGTTCTTTCTGGTTAAAATTAAAAGAATATTCACAAAACCACAGGTTTTTATACCTGTACCAGATGATCTTCCTAATGTTACCTTGTTAATAGCCGCCTATAATGAGGAGGACATTATTGCCGACAAGGTAAATAATACATTGGAACTGAATTATCCAAAAGACAGATTACAGATTGTCTTTATTACGGACGGTTCCAGTGACCGCACGGTTGAACGGTTAAGAAATAGGGAGGGCATTACTTTGTTGCATGAAGATACACGCGCTGGAAAAATGGCAGCCATTAAACGGGCCATACCTTTTATCAATGGAGACATCACTGTATTTACAGATGCAAATACCTTTTTAAATAAAGATGCCATCCTTGAGTTGGTAAAACACTATCAGAACAATAAAGTTGGTGCAGTGGCTGGCGAAAAAAGAATTTTGGTGGAAGATAAAGCCGATGCCAGTTCGGCAGGAGAAGGCTTTTACTGGAAATACGAATCAGCACTTAAAAAGTGGGACTATGAGCTATATTCTAATGTAGGAGCTGCCGGAGAATTATTTAGCATCAGAACAGCATTGTATCAGCCTGTTGAATCGGATACCATTATTGACGACCATATGATTGCCATGCGAATTGCTGAAAAAGGTTATGTTATTGCCTACGAACCCAATGCTTATGCCATGGAAACAGCCTCGGCAAATACCAAAGAAGAATTAAAAAGAAAAATAAGAATAGCAGCGGGAGGCATTCAGTCCATCTTAAGACTAAAGAAAGCAGCAAATCCGCTTTATTATCCTGTGCTCACATTTCAATATATCAGTCACAGGGTTTTAAGATGGACGGTTACCCCAATTTTGCTTGTAGTCACTTTTCTGTTGAATGGTTTAATTGTGTTAAATGGTGACAGAGGGATTTATCTGGTTATCTTTGGTGCCCAGGTTGTGTTTTACGTCCTGGGCCTGACGGGGATGATCTTTGAAAGAAGGAACATTAGAATCAAAAGTTTCTTCATCCCATATTATTTTTGTGTAATGAATTATGCAGTAATTGCTGGAGCCATCAGATATTTTAAAAGACAACAAAGCGCGGCATGGGAAAAATCTGAAAGAAAAACAGCTCAAACCTGA
- a CDS encoding 4'-phosphopantetheinyl transferase family protein: MLTLDEQQKALRFRLAADKKNYVVGKHLSKLIVADFLRIKPEELKFHKAANGKPMVHGINFNIAHTSKYVFIAVSSADIGIDVEYVNTVFKYTDVLNNCFNKEEIEFVTESDNPLQHFYLLWTRKEALIKATGEGINNTFEHIPSLINKVHRNNTDFNIVSFNDDNRIVVSLAFSAETDRFNYWEYQV, encoded by the coding sequence TTGCTGACTTTAGATGAACAGCAAAAGGCTTTAAGGTTCAGACTTGCAGCTGATAAAAAAAACTATGTGGTTGGCAAACACCTCTCAAAGCTAATAGTAGCAGATTTTCTACGTATTAAACCTGAAGAATTGAAATTTCATAAAGCAGCTAACGGTAAACCAATGGTACATGGTATAAATTTTAACATTGCACATACTTCCAAATACGTTTTTATCGCTGTTAGCAGTGCCGATATTGGAATAGATGTTGAATATGTAAATACCGTTTTTAAGTATACTGACGTTTTGAACAATTGTTTTAATAAAGAGGAAATTGAATTCGTAACTGAAAGTGATAATCCCTTACAACATTTTTATTTGCTCTGGACCAGGAAAGAAGCATTGATTAAAGCTACAGGAGAAGGCATAAATAATACATTTGAACACATTCCCTCTTTAATAAATAAAGTCCACAGGAACAATACTGATTTTAACATTGTAAGCTTCAATGACGACAACCGGATAGTGGTCAGTCTGGCCTTTTCCGCAGAAACAGATCGGTTTAATTATTGGGAATATCAGGTTTGA
- a CDS encoding ABC transporter permease: protein MNNNKNEDTTADWQWEINGTPAWFKLGLRDLYAYRGLIMRFVRRDLIASYQQTIIGPIWMFLQPLLTTLIYLIVFGSFAKVSTDGVPKILFYLSGTIIWTFFFDNISGTMYTFITNAEIFSKVYFPRLIMPVSNIITQSVRLSIQFLLFIIIFLYYHIVYHQFQLTTSLLLIPFLIVLTAAFALGTGLLISVFTARYRDVDTFFQYILRLGMFVTPVVFPSSIVPLKYQFLFWLNPLTPIIETFRAMFFNVGTIQYQYLLLATVNTTILLILGLVLFKRRETEVMDII from the coding sequence ATGAATAATAACAAAAACGAAGATACAACTGCAGATTGGCAATGGGAAATAAATGGTACTCCAGCCTGGTTTAAGTTAGGCCTGCGCGACCTTTATGCCTATAGAGGATTAATTATGCGTTTTGTGCGCCGTGATTTAATTGCCAGTTACCAGCAAACCATAATTGGCCCCATATGGATGTTTTTGCAGCCTCTCTTAACTACTTTAATTTATTTGATTGTGTTCGGCAGTTTTGCTAAGGTATCAACTGATGGTGTTCCTAAAATACTATTCTATTTGTCTGGTACCATCATCTGGACTTTCTTTTTCGATAACATCTCTGGCACTATGTATACGTTCATCACCAATGCAGAAATTTTTAGTAAAGTATACTTCCCCAGGTTAATTATGCCAGTAAGCAACATTATCACTCAATCAGTAAGACTATCCATACAATTTTTATTGTTTATCATTATATTTTTGTATTACCACATCGTGTATCATCAGTTTCAGCTCACAACATCATTGCTTCTTATTCCATTTCTAATTGTATTAACCGCTGCGTTTGCATTAGGTACTGGTCTATTGATTTCAGTTTTTACAGCACGATACAGAGATGTAGATACTTTTTTTCAATATATACTCCGCTTAGGTATGTTTGTTACCCCAGTGGTTTTTCCCAGTTCCATTGTGCCATTAAAATATCAGTTTCTATTTTGGTTAAACCCCTTAACTCCTATTATAGAAACATTCAGGGCCATGTTTTTCAATGTAGGAACAATACAATATCAGTATTTGTTGTTGGCTACTGTTAATACTACTATTTTATTAATACTGGGTCTGGTCTTATTTAAAAGACGCGAAACAGAGGTAATGGACATTATTTAA